From one Ctenopharyngodon idella isolate HZGC_01 chromosome 15, HZGC01, whole genome shotgun sequence genomic stretch:
- the LOC127496024 gene encoding protein FAM110B yields the protein MPTETLQADSKPVGQGGAFASAVPLRILNKGPDYFRRQTEPNPKRLSAVERLEADKAKYVKSQEVINAKQEPIKPQVLAKPPVCPVPVKRSGGVGSGLKASNNNAKSDTCATTTKRENLNLEILKNILNSSSSSEGPAKGTSHKVGARSWAPHRSSELSEPGCRSFTDSLKVPPSTQGRHSPQGGNLNLSRRLLEERSCEADGERSSLHASHSSSDIRRMCNGKPLRAARSSSSSAPPLPPKPSAKALAACDNAPRSPERETLASTAAELELGNSVSRRPSLHRSKSDLSDRYARAGADVERFFNYCGLDPEELESVGVESFARANSDIVSLNFRSASMISSDCEQSRHSNDDLTDEEDDAGERVPYGISAVERNARVIKWLYSIKQARESQKVSHV from the coding sequence ATGCCCACCGAGACGCTGCAGGCAGATAGCAAGCCCGTTGGCCAGGGTGGGGCCTTTGCCTCCGCGGTCCCACTCCGCATTCTCAACAAGGGGCCCGACTACTTCCGACGCCAGACTGAGCCAAACCCAAAGCGGTTGAGTGCCGTGGAGCGGCTCGAGGCCGATAAGGCCAAGTATGTAAAGAGCCAGGAGGTCATCAACGCTAAGCAGGAGCCCATCAAGCCACAGGTACTGGCCAAGCCCCCTGTCTGCCCAGTTCCTGTCAAGAGGAGTGGTGGTGTAGGATCTGGCTTGAAGGCTTCCAACAACAATGCCAAGTCAGACACTTGCGCAACCACCACCAAACGGGAGAATCTCAACCTGGAGATCCTGAAGAACATCTTGAACAGCTCCTCCTCATCCGAGGGACCTGCCAAGGGGACGTCGCACAAAGTCGGGGCACGCAGCTGGGCGCCGCATCGCTCATCCGAGCTGTCGGAACCTGGATGTCGTTCTTTTACCGACTCGCTCAAGGTACCACCTTCCACGCAAGGTCGACACAGTCCACAGGGAGGCAACTTGAACCTGAGTCGCAGGCTGCTGGAGGAGAGGTCGTGCGAGGCCGATGGGGAGCGCTCGTCGCTGCATGCCTCCCACAGCTCCTCAGACATTCGACGCATGTGCAATGGCAAGCCACTGAGAGCGGCCCGTAGCAGCAGCTCTTCCGCACCACCACTGCCGCCCAAGCCTAGCGCTAAGGCCTTGGCTGCTTGTGACAATGCTCCCCGCTCCCCTGAAAGAGAGACACTGGCCAGCACTGCTGCAGAGCTGGAGTTGGGCAATTCTGTGTCCCGCAGGCCTTCTCTACACCGCTCCAAATCAGACCTGAGCGACCGCTACGCTCGGGCCGGCGCAGATGTGGAGCGCTTCTTCAACTATTGTGGGCTGGATCCCGAGGAGCTGGAGAGCGTAGGTGTGGAAAGCTTTGCCCGAGCGAACTCTGATATTGTGTCGCTCAACTTCCGTAGTGCCAGCATGATCAGCTCGGACTGTGAGCAGTCACGGCATAGTAACGATGACCTAACCGATGAAGAAGATGATGCCGGGGAACGCGTTCCCTATGGAATTTCTGCCGTTGAACGGAACGCCCGAGTCATTAAGTGGCTCTACAGCATCAAGCAGGCAAGGGAGTCTCAGAAAGTCTCCCATGTCTAA